CTCCAAAAGGCCACAACAAGATAAATCATTTAAGTCTGTTAAAGTGGAGAAACAAGAAGTACCTGGAAATGGTGGGTTCAATAACACGAATCCAGCTAGTTTTACTGCCGATGTGGTTGATCAGAATGGAGAGATAAGAAATAAAGCAAATGCCCAACCCGAAAAAACAGATTTAAGGAAACAAATGAAATCGAATATTGATGATACAAAGGCCAAAGCTGAAAATTCTCAACTGAAATCGAATCTCCCTCCTGATGATGTTATTAGCTGTCCTGATCCAGATTTCAGTAATTTTGACAAGATAAAGACAGAGGATTCATTTGCTGATAATCAATTCTGGGCTATTTATGATGATACTGATTGTATGCCAAGATTCTACGCTCACATCAAGAAGGTGCACTCCCCTTTCAAGCTGGAATATACTTGGCTGGAACCTAATCCGAACCACAAAGATGAGATTGATTGGTATGATGCAGGTTTGCCTGTTGCATGCGGTAAGTACAGACTCGGTCATTCTCAGAAAACTAGAAATTGCGGTATGTTCTCTCACCAGGTGCATTGCACAAAAGGAAGTGCTAGAGGTTCTTATCTGGTATATCCCATGAAGGGAGAAACTTGGGCAATTTTCAGACATTGGGATATAGGATGGAGTTCCAATCCAGAAAAGAATTCAGAATATCAATTTGAATATGTGGAAGTCCTATCTGATTTTGATGAGAAAGATGGTGTTAAAGTTGCTTATCTCAGGAAAGTGAAAGGGTTTGTTAGTCTCTTTCAGCAAACTGTGCAGAATGGAATTGGCATATTTTGTATTCCATCTAAGGAGTTGTATAGGTTTTCACACCGGGTTCCTTCATTTACAATGACTGGTAATGAAAGGGAAGACGTTCCAAGAGGATCGTTTGAACTTGACCCTGCTGGCCTGCCTATGAGTGTTACTCGAGTTGAAGTAGGCGATCCTAGTGATGTGAAGATGAAGGTTGAAAAGTTAAACAATGTAGTCAGTTCTTGCCAGGAATCCTCCAAGCGTAAAGTTGAACAGGCAAAGTCAAATGAGCGTGTTCACAAAGCAAAGTTGCGAGAGAGTAAATGTACTGAAAGAGTTCCACCAATCATTAGAAGATCGTCAAGGTCAAATGTGAAAAGTATGGACAATGGTCAAGCAAGCACTAGTCAAAATATGGTCAGAGAGGATGACAAAAACAATAGCCAAAGGGACTACAGTCAACCGGAAGGAAGTGAAGCTGCTACAATTCAGACCAATAAGAATTTCAAAACACCAAAGAAATCTGAGAAGAGAAATTATCATGGAGAGACATTGACAGTTCCAAGATCACCTATagatttaagaaaaaaaattgatgtaggAGGTGCTGGTGAATGTGCAACTGGCAAGTTGACTGATGATCATTCTAACACTAGCAATAATATTAAGGAAACTGTGTCTTCTCGGTCTGTGGGAAATGATAGTGCACGTTTGAAAAAAGATTCTGGAGTTGTGGGAGCATGTTATGACTTTAATAAGGAAAAATCTAGGGAGATGTTTCAGTGTGGTCAGATATGGGCAATATATGGTGATAGAGATGGTATGCCTGATGTTTATGTTCAAATCAAGAAGATTGGATCCACCTCTAATTTAAGGCTGCATGTATCTGAACTTGAACCCTGCTCGCCACCAAAAGGCTTGAAACAAACAATATCATGTGGCTccttcaaaattaaaaaagccAAACTCCAAATTCTCTCTCCCTCTGCGTTCTCTCATCCACTAAAAATTGAACCCATGGAAAATAGCATATATGAAATTTACCCTAAAAAAGGTGAGATTTGGGCACTATACAAGGATCAGAACTATGAACTTACTTCTTCAAACCAGGGCAGAGGTGAATGTTATATAGTAGAAGTATTAGCAGAAAGTGACAAGTGTATACAAGTTGTTGTTCTGGTGCGTCTTAACGGATCTCAGCCAATTTTCAAGGCTCCCATTATTCGGCGATCTAAGACCAGTATACTTGAAATATTAAGAGAAGAGGTTGGTAGATTTTCACATCAGGTTCATGCTTTTCAGCCCAGTGGGAAAGATGATGTTCATCTCAGTGGATGTTGGGTGGTCAATCCTTCCTCAATTCCTGGTTTTTCATACACTTAGACTGAACTATagccattttattttatgactCCATTTTATGTAGTTAGTTGTGaatttgtgttttgttgtaCCATTTAACCAGCTATTCTATGAAGTAAGAGGAATATATGGAAATGTGTTAAAGAGACTTCTTCGTTCCATATTTTGATAGTTGTTTTCGTTAAAGCTGCTGTTTTTATCTTCGTATCTGTTTGTTATCATCGGTGAATGCTTGATTCGGCATCGGCACCAGATCTTGTGTTGGCATTTAACACTTCTGCCCTATGATGTCCTGATTTATCCTTAACAGTTTACTATGAACTTGCATCTCTCAAGAGCAAAAGAAAAGTATAGGACATCTCATGGCATAGTGAAGGGGATCTGTCATGGCAATTCGTTTCTATCCTTAAATAATTGTAACTGTACTCCTTTTGAGTTTTGAATTGTTTGTTGACAGGGTCCGTTTACaacattttattcattttggAGGAGTTAAATTTTCCTTTTAACCACAAATTCTACTCATTGTCACGTTTCTGGAAATAAAACCACTGATTTTTCATTATTCTTTTCCTCTACAGCTCTACTCTTACtgtacatcttttttttttttaacgaactCTTACTGTCCATCTTAAACTGCATATGTTTGTATATTTATTATagtacacactttttttttatatagttttatgttattagccctctggttcctagggaaaAGGAGTCATGTTAATTCAAAGTTCGGCCACGAGATAAGTAAAGTTCgacaaaaaattgttgttttttatatagTTTATGGTGtgaatgtttaaaaaaaataaagggcaTTGTAAACTATTGTAAGTTGACAgcatatagtttattttaagcAAAATTTGTTGTAGACTTGTAGTTGTCAAGGATGTATATGAGCTTTTGGTTATGGTGGAATCctattctttttaaaatttattttaaaaaataattattcaaagaGTTCAACATGCATGTAATCAATGTATAATGTAAGTCACCATGCATGTGCTTATAAAAGTAAGTGTTGGAGGTGTCGTTAAAATGTGGGGTTGACTATAATACAACAAAAATTTGCTGTGAATTGATTCAGGGATCATACCTATTTGGCTGTCCCTATCCAAAGTCATATTGTTAGTTGTTTAACTAGTATTATTTTACTAATCATGCCTTCGAAGATTTAATGATAGAGAGTTTGTTTGTTTTCCTCTATCCAAAACCCTTAACATGTTGTGAATCATTTACAACTTACAAGGATATATATAGTGAAGTCTAAGGTGGCTTTTAGCATAAAAGTATGGTCAAGGATTGCCACATCATGCTTCtgataatatatgaatatgTCATCATGGACTCATGGTGAGGACTGAGGAATGTTTCAAGAGTCACACTTCTTTGGTACATCTTTGTCAATATAAATAAGTTGACGAGTTAAGGTTGGTATTTATAAAATAcattacaaaattatttataattagactatatatttttttaattagactatatttaattaatgaccATAGAGTGGATctgatgataaaaataaaatgaccaTGAAGTCTAGTCAATTTAATATATCCATTtactataaacaaaaaaaaaatccatatccATAATCTCTCTAAGGGTCCCTTTGATCCAGctttttttagaatttatacaaatagcttatgcaatataaattagatttcatgttattttataagttcacactagtgaaaattgtaattttataagctattttatcataaactatcttgacaaacttataataatatataaaaattgcataagctctaaaaaaagctagGTCAAACGAGCGCTAAGTACCGAGCTTattttcatcaacaacaaaaagaaaatactacCTACCAAGCTTATCTTTTACTACTACTAACACTAAATTCCTGgctcttttcttttcattttgagCATAAACTTCCTAGCTATTTCAAAGGgatttaaaattgtaaatgcGGTCAACATTGTTTATCCAAAACGGAAGTATACTTTGAGCCTTTGCAGGTTTCAAAAATATTCAATTGTTTTACTTGTAACTTGGCTGACCTAAAGACAATTGAAAATGATTGTCTTAGCtagaatttaaatttaaattctctTGAATATAATTCATCTTTAACTTAACTCAAGTTATTTAATCATTACGTAATTgctcatttttttatttagagaTTATTTTCCTATGTCTCACATCACAATAGGTTTCATTTGCAAGTTTCCTAATTACTTCCTTCGTCCCAAATCATAAggggaaaaaaatgaaaatcacacttattaagaaaaatcaaatCATAATAATATGGAGTATGtgtttttcaatatatttaggCACactcatctatatctatacctatatataaaaagaataaaacaaattttggtGTAGACTTTTTATAATACAAACAATAtccttgatttatttttttttacaacaaaaatctcttattaacaaactcaccataacataagacatgtttttttagcagcaaaaatattttattaacaaactcaccataacataaggcatatttttttttgttttttaacataaatttacataatagaCACGAACAGGCGCGGAGCGCGCCCTGTCTTGCCgctagtataaataaataaaattaataaaaaaataatttagtcacatcatTTTATCTATTTTGTGTGCCTAACACCTCAAATTTGTACCTAATATCATTTTATCTATTTAGGATTAGGAAGAGAgagatattattttatattttttctctctttatttGTTCTATCATTGATTTCCACATTTATATACACATAtacatacattttttatttttatacacaaTAGTTTTTCTTGTGCAACAAGTATTGCTTACCGTTCACCCCCCAAAGAAAGAAACGCAATAATAAtgaatataatttgtttgttaatatataataaaaatttggtGAATAACTttctaccaaaataaaaaataaaaaattggtgaATAATTAATATGCATCTTCCGAGTTACTACTACTGCAACAACCTGTACTGTACTACATTGAAATTCGATAAGATCAAAGAAACGAAACGCGTGCGTATTGTTCGAGTTGAGTTTAAATAGAAACTACTTAACTTAACTACGTAGTACGTTTctgaaattaattaaactcaccaAATTCTCGTGTTATTAATTTCGTAAAGAGTCCTAGGGTTTTCCgtttgagtttaatttttttttttataagcaaaagtaaaCATCAGAAACAGCGTcgatgtaaattttttttacatatataatgaatcatgtatttttaaatatcatacatgatgtgttggtatattatatgtgtaaaataactttacattaACTgtgaatataaattaaattgtttagGTTTTGTCAGATAAACAGAAACAGCCTTATTataaataacaaacaaaaagatttttctgtcaaaaaaaaaataacaacaaaaactatataaaagcATTTGATCGATCGATTTAATCGCTGATTGtttcattgaaattgaaaaattgaaaaagaaaattagtgTTTAAGAAAAATGGGAGGGTGTTTCTCAGATATGAAAGGTGCGAAACAAGCAGTGGGAGGTGCTCTTCCTCAAACTGCACCGAACAACAATGACGCCGTCGATTTCTTCTATACTGCTCAAGGTTTTCAGCCATTGTTCACGCAAGTTGAGGTACCAAGGAAGATACACtttcaaattctttttcttgtttatctttaatttatttctgCAAATGTTGTTTATACCGATCTTTCAAGAAATTGGACTAAAGATTaagtgtgtttgtgtttgtgtttgattCTGCTGTGACTGAACTTGATTCTGTAAAACCGATTTTAGTtaaatgtgtgtgtgtgtgactaaaattgattttgaatgagttgattttgtaaaatcaGTTTTAGTTAAATGTGAGTTCTGGTGAGTGTGATAATCACGTTTGGAGTTTTGATAATCACGTTTGGAGTTAAAAGTTAgaatgtttgaattttttttttgttttttggtgttAACCATGTGGTTCTCAGGATAGTTGGGCTGCCACTTGGGTTGGTCCGGTTATATTGGTTTGAGACccgggagtgtgctcctccttaaagtgttaggttcgattctctctggtgccgattctctctggtgccaatttgggtgggataatttagcttcttacaaaaaaaaagaagtaaaatttAGTCAAGAATTGTTATTCCTAATCCTGGGCATTGAACTCGATTCTCTCGAACGATTCGTCTTAGGGGAcatcattaatcacttgagcaCAATGTCTTGGTTaaagttagaaattctaacttcTAAGTTATAATCAAACACACACCGAATTGGTGAGATCCAACAAATGTTTGCTTGTATATGAGACCGGAGGAGTTCGgataaattaattaagttattgttaataatttgaagtttacaacaaaaaataactatttgacataaaataaagatatcAACTTAAAAAAACAGAGTATGATGACCAGAAAGTTTAGTTTCACGATAAATTGGAACAAGGGAACATTTCTTTATTGACCAGCGTGGACCCGGCATGAAGATTCTTATTGCTATGGGTATATTTGTGAATACGAATCTTAGCAAACAAGGGAACACAACCACTGCTTCCACCTTGTTTGGTGGAAATTCcaattcttaatttttatttttttttgataatccaATTCTTAATTCTTTATCATGAAAAGGATTGTTTAATTGTTATCTTTCACCTGGGGTTAACCATGATATTTATGTACTATTGCTTATAAATATtcctttctatatttttttatataattttgataaactaaattaattttttcataacagaataagtaaaaaaataaatttttaaaattcatgtTTTCAAAAGAATTGCTTAGTCCCTGACATTACATTTCTGAATCTGCTTGTTGTTTTATCACACTATTTTTGCCATTTAAGAATATGTTTTGAAGTTTCATTTGTTTGATATCCTATATTTGTCtttcattttagttatttcaaatatataCTATTTGTCATTGTTGGAATTTGGACAATTACTTATGGTCTTCTAATCTTTTGCTGCAGCTATCTCTTTCAGCATGTAACTTGCTTGATCTGGACATTACATCAAAGGTAAATTTCCTATACATAAGAATGCATATGTTTTGTATGTAATGGTTCATGGTTGCCACCTTTTTTTCTCCCATTTATCTACCTTGCTAAAACCACCCTAAAACCATTACTACTGTCTgatgtttttaatgttttaatttcAGAGTGATCCTATGGTAGTGATGTATGCAAAGAAAGGAGATGGGAAATTGGAAGAATTGGGACGTACTGAAGTCGTAATGAATAGTTTGAATCCAGAATGGATAGAGAAAATTAGTATTGCATTTCATTTTGAGATGGTGCAACCACTTGTGTATGCTATCCCTGATCTATATTTCATGTTATTGTTCTGCATAAATGCTGTGCTTTGCTTATATAACAAATGAGATTACATGAC
This genomic interval from Trifolium pratense cultivar HEN17-A07 linkage group LG6, ARS_RC_1.1, whole genome shotgun sequence contains the following:
- the LOC123890858 gene encoding uncharacterized protein LOC123890858, giving the protein MECNKDEALRAKQIAENRMQNGDFVGALKFARKAQRLFPEIQNITQILTVCEVHCAAQNKLSTSDMDWYGILLTDKFTEEATIKKQYKKLALLLHPDKNRSAGAEAAFKLIVEANRVLSDPTKRSLYNAKISRLVGITASQVPSHHTDRSYFGVKVDENARNYHNSFHSHTHNSNQQDERPTFWTSCQHCNTKYQYYRSIVNATVHCQQCSRPFKAHDIGFYVPTEHTSQSFNSHKYPPNHVPPKEASKSNGRKPYGKGPEEKVVPSCPVYMAKCSAGNGASCKVRKSKDGHGAAGVTKAGAGTSNGATSKAKQSQIPTNVGSKRARQPASAEFESASKRPQQDKSFKSVKVEKQEVPGNGGFNNTNPASFTADVVDQNGEIRNKANAQPEKTDLRKQMKSNIDDTKAKAENSQLKSNLPPDDVISCPDPDFSNFDKIKTEDSFADNQFWAIYDDTDCMPRFYAHIKKVHSPFKLEYTWLEPNPNHKDEIDWYDAGLPVACGKYRLGHSQKTRNCGMFSHQVHCTKGSARGSYLVYPMKGETWAIFRHWDIGWSSNPEKNSEYQFEYVEVLSDFDEKDGVKVAYLRKVKGFVSLFQQTVQNGIGIFCIPSKELYRFSHRVPSFTMTGNEREDVPRGSFELDPAGLPMSVTRVEVGDPSDVKMKVEKLNNVVSSCQESSKRKVEQAKSNERVHKAKLRESKCTERVPPIIRRSSRSNVKSMDNGQASTSQNMVREDDKNNSQRDYSQPEGSEAATIQTNKNFKTPKKSEKRNYHGETLTVPRSPIDLRKKIDVGGAGECATGKLTDDHSNTSNNIKETVSSRSVGNDSARLKKDSGVVGACYDFNKEKSREMFQCGQIWAIYGDRDGMPDVYVQIKKIGSTSNLRLHVSELEPCSPPKGLKQTISCGSFKIKKAKLQILSPSAFSHPLKIEPMENSIYEIYPKKGEIWALYKDQNYELTSSNQGRGECYIVEVLAESDKCIQVVVLVRLNGSQPIFKAPIIRRSKTSILEILREEVGRFSHQVHAFQPSGKDDVHLSGCWVVNPSSIPGFSYT